The stretch of DNA agtatatccagagagagccattactctgtgaaataaaaaatgttgtgGGTTAAAAActtcaaagttgcttaggagctagaagcaaaGCTACCATGTCTTTCGGCACCATCTTCAGTTTGAGTGCCCATCTTCAGTTGGAGTGCTGAATGAACACTTAAGGAGAAAGTACAGATTAATGGAACAACGGCATTTTGGAGTCGACACAGACTCCTGACTATCAAATTTCACAATTTGAATTTTTTTAAGTGCCAGGTTTAGAATACTGTAGCTGATGTACTTTGTGATCTTGGATGTGCTGCCATtaattatttctctctcttgtaACTATTACCTAAGGGACAGAGATGTGCTCGAGACCACCCGGTTTGTTTCTCATTCATCAATGCCCTCCCTTCCTTTGACCTGACTTCAACTTTATCCACACAGCATCTCCTGCCCTGTcggcaccattgagagcatcttgaatggctgcatcaccgcttggtatggcaactgctcgcatctgacagcaaggcactacagagggtagtgcatacagctcagtacatcactggggcacgagctccctgtcatccagaacctctataccaggcggtgtcagaggaagactccagccatccaagttacactctgttctctctgcttctgcacggtaagcaatcaatcaaatgtatttataaagcccttcttacgtcatcagatgtcacaaagtgctatacagaaacccagcataaaaccccaaacagcaagaaatggaggtgtagaagcacggttgcTAGGAGAAAAtcactagaaaggccagaacttaggaagaaacctagataggaaccaggctatgaggggtggccagtcctcttctggctatgccaGGTGGAGaaaataacagaacatggccaagatgttcaaatattcatagatgaccagcagggtcaaataataataatcacagtggttgttgagGGTACAACAGGTCAGCACATCAGGAGTAcatatcagttggcttttcaaagccgatcattcagagtatctctactgctcctgctgtctctagagagttgaaaacaacaggtctgggacaggtagcacgtccggttccatagccgcaggcagaacagttgaaattggagcatcagcacggccaggtggactggggacagcaaggagtcatcaggccaggtagtcgtGAGGCATggccctagggctcaggtcctctgagagagagaaagatagaaagaaagaaagaaagacatagaaagaattagagaggatacttaaattcacacaggacaccggataagacaggagaaatactccagatataacagactgaccctagccccccgacacataaactactgcagcataaacactggaggctgagacaggaagggtcGGGAGACACCGTggctgagacaaggccgagtatagcccacaaagatctccaccacagcacaacccaagggggggcgccaacctggACAGAAAGATCACTTCAGTGACTCAAcctactcaagtgacgcacccctcctagggacagaatggaagagcaccagtaaatcAGTGACTCAGACCCTGTATTagtgttagaggcagagaatcccagtggcgagaggggaactggccaggcagagacagcaagggcgggtcgtcgctccagtgcctttccgttcaccttcacactcctgggccagactacactcaatcagcGGTATAAGCGGTACTGGTACCCGAGTGCCAAATCTGGGACCTAAGTGCTTTTGAACAgattctaccccaaagccataagactgccaaGCAGTTAATCAAACGGCTAACCAGACATTCTGCTTTTTTACCCATAGCTAGATGTCCATAGTActtcaatcacctaaccaaacctacatgtacatattacctcaataaaTCAACACAAGTACCTCTTTCTTCAGTACACTAACTCattaccggtactccttgtatatagccttgttattgttattttattgtgtaactATTTTACTTAAtatttattgttaattttcttactttttaactgcaTTGCCGGGaatgggctcataagtaagcattttacggtaCAATCTacacacttgttgtattcggcgcatgtgacaaatccatTAGATTTGATTTGTATGAACTTTTTAAAAGTTAAGTTGGCACTCTTCTGTAGAAAACATACATAAGGGTAGTTATAGGGACCGGATTGTAGGAACAAAtttcattaaaaatatatatttttaaattggcaaaaatgtataaaacttgtttttgcttttctCACTATAGGGTATTGTATGGAGATTAATacgggaaaaaaactatttaattttagaataaggctgtaacgttacaaaatgtggaagtGAATActctccaaatgcactgtatttacaTGATGGGTCATGTGACTTGGTTACCATCGTCAGGTACTAGCCAAGTAGCCTAGTCAATCAACAAGTCAAATCTATCGCCACCCGTTTCAAAATGCTCAAATTATAACCCAATTTATGACATGGCAAGAGGTTTATCTGACGTCAATTGTCACTCTCCATGGAAATAAGTTTTTAAAATAGTTTTATGGTCAGACCTAGCTAGCAGCCAATGCAGCTGGAGAACATGCtagcttagctagctaacttatgCATAAAAAAAAGAAATCAACATACACATGTTAAAAAATAACTGTATTATCCCCTAACATGTTAATATAAACACGTGGTAGATTTGTATGTTTCTCTGACTCCTTACCTGTACAAATACTAATATTAGCAGTACTTGAAACAAGCTCAACTGCCTGGCAGCCATTTATTTCCCCAACTTTCAACATTTGCTATGGTGACCAAGGTGTCACGTGACTGTTTGTATTGTAAATAAATTGTAAAGTAGCGTTCAAATCAAGTTTTTTGGGGGGAAATAAAAAACTAGCAAGCTATTTACGAAATGATGGACACTCACCTCCACACACTTTATCTCCTCTTTCAGCAGTTTGATCCAATGGAACTTCAATACGGAACATTCCCAGAACGTTCCCAGAACTTTTTTTCTTCCAAAGACCAAACGGGAACCACAAATCCCATTTGGCCTACATATAAGTTCTAATTCACCAAAATAATAACGTTATTTAATGAGGTTATTTGAACTTTCTCAGAAAACAATTTGTTACTAATTTACCAAAATAGCAACGTTCCCTTAAGGTTCTCCTTTGGTTCTTAGTAAAAATAACTTTCCCAGAATTTTGGTTTATTGTTGGGGGTCTTATTTTTCTAAAATGAAAAGAAGAACCTTTAGGTAATGTTACAATAACGTTCTGTGCTAGCTGGgaagcttgtgtgtgcagagcagcacaagaataaaataaaaaaatctaatgtGAAACATGATACCTATAGTATCCTAGTATCCTTACCTAGCGTCGATAAGGTCAATCCATTCTATTTAAACATCTTTCCCTAATTTCTGAATTTGTCTACGCTTGTAatgtcatcagtaggctacagtaacctatgcttcagatgggggtggcaggtaacctacacacacgtacacccaTTGGCAAAGATTTCCAGCTGGCGGGCAGACTATGGAATGAGTTTCTGAATGACAgcagagaggaaaaggaagagaggCCTAACTCAGTAGAAAATCTGTCCGGAGCAcctgtctgtccggagctgccagagtctcccgtctgtccggagctgccagagtctcccgtctgtccggagctgccagagtctcccgtctgtccggagctgccagagtctcccgtctgtccggagctgccagagtctcccgtctgtccggagctgccagagtctcccgtctgtccggagctgccagagtctcccgtctgtccggagctgccagagtctcccgtctgtccggagctgccagagtctcccgtctgtccggagctgccagagtctcccgtctgtccggagctgccagagtctcccgtctgtccggagctgccagagtctcccgtctgtccggagctgccagagtctcccgtctgtccggagctgccagagtctcccgtctgtccggagctgccagagtctcccgtctgtccggagctgccagagtctcccgtctgtccggagctgccagagtctcccgtctgtccggagctgccagagtctcccgtctgtccggagctgccagagtctcccgtctgtccggagctgccagagtctcccgtctgtccggagctgccagagtctcccgtctgtccggagctgccagagtctcccgtctgtccggagctgccagagtctcccgtctgtccggagctgccagagtctcccgtctgtccggagctgccagagtctcccgtctgtccggagctgccagagtctcccgtctgtccggagctgccagagtctcccgtctgtccggagctgccagagtctcccgtctgtccggagctgccagagtctcccgtctgtccggagctgccagagtctcccgtcagccaagagctgccagagtcgtcagtcagccaggagttgccagagccgtcagtcagccaggagctgcagGAATTGCCTCTTTTCTCTTTTTGTTATTTCCGTGTTCAttttaataaatatggacacataccacgctgcaccttggtcctcaccttcttccaccaatggCTGttacagtgtatgtaaacttctgacccactgggaatatgatgaaagaaatagaagctgaaataaatcaatctctctactattattctgacatttcacattcttaaaataaagtggtgactgacctaagacagggatttttttctaggattaaatgtcaggaattgtgaaaaacttagtttaaatgtatttggataaggtgtatTTAAAtgtcagacttcaactgtacatgacaGACAAGTGAGATTGAAGACGAGTCTCTGCTAGTACTGTACCACAGAGATTTTAAACCCAGAAGCTCAACATCAAGAGATTTCCGGGAACACTTGCAAAACAGACAAGAGACTAGGCAGGGGTTTGAAAAGGTAGAGGTAATTTCTTAGCtgttcattaaaaaaaatctaaagccACAACAGAGTCGAGCCAATGTCTTAAATAGTTACACGTTATTCCTCCAACCTcatgaaagtgacaaactgacatgtTTTCAGGCGCAGTTCGGTGCGAGACAACCGTTAGACCTGATGCCTTGTTTCTACGCTAGCCAAAGTCACCTACAAGTGTGATTGGTGATTTCTATTAGAGAAGCAGTTTTAGCCTATCTTCATATTGTACTGTATTTAACTGTACTATGTTTCATATGACACTCCTTATGAGAGTGGATCCAGATAGCTTCCCTAGCAACAGAGCACAGCAGGATCGGATCAGACCAATGATGTTTAAAAACCCTGGTGCTGTATAGAAGCCACCGGACAGCCATCATGGCACTCCTCAATTGACAtgtttattctattacagacacctgAATGCATACTTTTAAATATATTATGTGCGCTGAACAAagataaaaaatgaaaaaaatatataaaacatttaCCGTAAAGTTTTTTTTGGTACTAATATTactgtccccccccccaaaatacttaaatgtaatgtaattttttccttgaaacatttaattgaaatactgtagaattccagtCATctctatggaggactgctcctactggggaaTGCCAATATGGCCTACTGGCTTCAAAGCCTCGCAATTGCCAATACATAGCATCGTCAGCCGAGGATTTATATACGTAATTGGATCAGGCACACTGAGAGGAGTCCCctgaccccccccaccccaaacacacacacaccaggatttATCATTACCATGGAAACATGGGggggaaaacacacacaaaaacacaccacctctcctccttaCCCCTCAACCCCAATGCAAATAGCAGAGTGGGAGTCATACCCCAACTTTCCCTCTGGCCCTGGGGCTCACATAAATACATACATCCACATATACATCTAGTAAACTTACTGTACACAAATGCACAACAGACTTCAGAATACTTTCATGGCCTTAGATAGCAATCATGCAACATTTTAGTTATAGCAGTGAACAAAGTGTACTTTGAAACATGTTAGATTGCAGTAACCAATAGCAAACATAATACATTTCAGACATGGCAATAAGCAGTATCAATTTATCCTCCTTTATTGTGTCAGAGGAACAGTAGCCTGTCTCAGTATTCCCCCTGATATCTTGAAGCATCTGTGACCAGCATATATGGTGACCAATcttggaaggaaaactattttACTGTCCATTACAGTGTTTCCCAGGATTTACCTACTTTCTTGGTTGTGCCAGCACACTAAACAAGAAGTACCTGTCCTTTCAGGCAGTCTTAGAGGTGCTGATATCAGGACTGCAATCATCCACCCTTGGTTCTTTAACCCCTGATGCATTTGAGGAGTCAGGTGGCATATTTTGAAATCTACAGGATTCCATACCGGATTCTACAGGATTCCGGATTCCATTCGATGATAATGGTCAGACAAAATCCAATAGAAATTTGTAATTCCACAACACAGATACATCCACAATGGGTTAACTGTTTAGCCCCGTCAGTGTTGGAGCGCTGTCCTTTGACCCTGTGAGCTTGTGGAGGTCACTGCGTGTGAAGACGACACAGGTGGAGCAGAGCATGGCCATGATGCTGAGGGAGCAGGCTGAGGCCATATAGGCACTGACACTGTGAGACTGCTGCACTATGGAGCCCAGACACAGAGCAGGCAGCACCTGGCCAGAGAACAGAACACAATAGAATAACCATTATTGTTGAGGCAAATAACACACACTCATCTGTTCACTGGTCATCTGGTCTAACCTGTAGAACCTAGCTTTAGTGTTTACCTGTGAAAGCAGGTAGGCACTGTCTAGGATAGCCATGTCTAGACACATCCCTCTCTGAGGTAGGGGTatgggctctccttctctctccagggGAGAGGGCAGGGGTATgggctctcctctctccaggggaaGGGACACgtggggggaggtggaggaggaagagagaaggggatcTCCGGGGAGATTGACCCCCTCTGGATACCTGTTGCCATGGATGTGGACGGAGTCAGGGGGAACAAGGGGCTTGGAGGGGATGTGGTCATCACTATCTCCTGGGTGAGAAGGTCTGGATTTGGAACTGGGGAAGAAGacctgaaagaaagaaagaaagaaagaaagaaagaaagagagagcgagagagagagcgagagagagagagcgagagagagagcgatagagggaAGAGGGTGGGATTGGGTTTATCTACTGTGATCACTTCCCTGTCAGAACATGTAGTGGTAATCTGTCTCACCTGTCTGTCAGAGTGGTACAGACACAGCAGGGTGTAGGGCAGGACCTGCAGCACACAGAAGGTATATCCAGTAGCTGCGGCCATGACAGTGATCATCACTACACTCTTTGAGAAACTCATCACAGCTGTAGCTAACGCTAACAGGACCACGCTGCTAACATACACAGCCCGGGTGCCTAGCAACACTATCCAACGCTCCATCAGGATGGAGCAGACCACTGAGGTCAGGCACTGCAGGAATAGACCCACACTCGCCATGCGCACACCTGGGGAGATACGGGGGTAAGTAGGTGTATGAGTGTATTGAAATGGATGCATTTAAAATCTAATATGAAAATGTTAAAAGGGTTTAAGATAATGAGTGAAAAGGAAAAAAGGAGAAGACAAATTTGCTGCAAACATTGTGGTAAATGAAAAGATAATAATCAAGTAAAAGTCTGTCCATCCTACCTTCATCGTATCGTAGTCTCTCCTGTGTTCCAGGTGTAGCGTTGGGTACTCCCCGGTACAGCCCCACTCCCATAAAGTCTGTGTAGAACAGCATGAAGCTCATCAGAGCCATCCAGCTGAACAGTTCGGCTACAAACAGCCTGCGTATGACTGCCGGCACGtgcatacacacactgtacatgcgTGGCAGCGCCGACACACACAGCGACACACTCCGCCCCACCGCCAGCCGCACACACTGAGGCCGCGGCAGCAAGGAGTGTGCACAGTATCGGCTCAGGGCGGAGCTAACACTAAGATCCTTCCTAgttgtctctccccctctggtgTATCTTTCCTCTGAGATGAAGACTGTGCTGAGGAGGCAGGTGAGGAAGATGAGGGTGAGCAGGGCATAGATGAAGGCCTCCTGGCCGCCCAGGTAGGCTGCTGTCGGGGCATGGCTCCAGTCCAGGGCTGGCAGCAGGTACctaggatgagacagagaggacacaggagGACTCTGGTCTATTTAATGATATGATCTCTGTCCAATTCACTatctcagagagctggagagttaCCCTGCCCCAGGCAGCACCTGGGGCTGATCTttagggaatagagagagagagcgagtgagagcaatagatagagacagagaggtcccTTACCCCAGGCATCCTCCCAGGCTGATCATCAGTGAGTAGACAGAGAAGGCCCTtctgctctccttctctcctgggAACTGGTCTGAGATCAGAGCTTCCAGCGGAGTGAAACAGGCCTGTGGATCACAACAGTCATTTAGCTTCTATAAacaccgcacgcacgcacgcacgcacgcacgcacacacagtaagAAGCAAAAAAGACCATTTGAATTCAAAGAAAGAATTCAAATATAGTCAGAAACATTCTATATCACAATGCTATCTAAGCAAAATTCCAGTAAACTACAGCAATTACAGGCCCATAAACTACTTCACTTCAACTCTATTGTATTTACAATAATGGCCTaacccagatacagatactggaCTAGTGTATTTATACTATTTAACAATATATTTTCTGCTCTACCTGCCCAGAGAACTCCAGCAGACAGGCTGACCCCGCCAGCAGGACCCTCTCCAGCCAGCGGGGGTGCTGTGGGTAGAGCAAGGCAGCTAGGTGAGAGGCCTGGGGCATCACCTGCAGGCCCAGCAGAATCCCCACACAAAGGAGCCAGATGAATGGCCGCCGCCGACCGAAACGTCCACGCCACGAGTCACTATACAAACCGATAATGGGCACGAAGATCAAACCCAGAACTGGACCcactcctgagagagagagagagagagagagggagagagagagagagagagagagagagagaacaggaaggaagagaaggagatcTACTTCAGAGCTGAAGAACAAATAATTTATTCAAACCATGGTCATACAGTGTTCACACTACAGTCATTCAAGAATGACAATATGGTCATAGAGTGTTGCCTCACCCAGCACCATGGTCATGTAGCGTTCCTCCATGCCGGCCTGCAGCAGTAGAGGGGGGATGTAGAAGGTCCCTGCAGCCATACACACCTCCAGACCACAGGTCAAAGCATTCACCAGCAACAGCTGACACACACGGCCCTGCATGACTCAAAgatgcttcctctgtctatacctctatatctatctatctcgcTCTCTGGTCTATcccctactctctgtctctctcccacacagTTTCTGAGACAACTGTGATACAGGAGTTTATAGTGACTGTTTGGACAGGACAGAATGCTCTTCTCTATCCATGTAATCTAAGGGTCTAGGCTTACAGGGGGTAGTCCTTGAGTGACCTGCGTATGTAAATGAGTACGTGGGGCAGAGTGAAAGGAGGCTGGTGTTTGTGTCCCATGCTGCTGTCCGGAGGTCCCAATGTCTCTTTACTCAAGATAGTGGATAACAGACTAGATAGCTGACTGGATGGCTTCCCCATGTATAGTGTTGTCTGTACTCACATTGCACTTCTGGCAGACAGAGATAGTGGGAGAGTTGTATGTCTAGCTccgtctatttctctctgtcctatGGAGGTAGTAGAGAAGGGTCAGTGAAGATAAAGGGTTCCAGTCTTGTGGTCATGCCTGGTGAGTGTAGATGTAGTTAACTCAACTCTGCCAATCAACAGAGAAATCCACACATGGAAACATGGGCCCTGAGAGAAGTAAGGGAGAACAGGCTAACATGAATAGTTACAACAAGATAAAGGATCAAATATCATAAGTCATACTGGATGCAACAAGCTTCCAAATTATTTCTACAATCATTTATACATGTGTTTCCCGACTAGTGGGCCTGGACTTGGGAGTCATTGGTGAGCTTTAGATGAGTCACAAATGCTGAAACTTTAGTAACCACCGGAATAAACTGGTTATAAACAGGTGTGGAGTTAAGCTACAGCTTAACACTTATgacagagaagaggggggaaaGCAGGGTTCCATTTATATATCTGCCTCATCCTGTAACTCGCAGGGAAAACAGGATGGAAAACGATTGATTAAGATTCCAAGATGTGATATATTCAAATAAGACACTTCAGGTGAACTGGAATATACTGTAGCTTTCCAGGAAGGAATCAGATAAATCACTGTGTACATACACCCTGCCAGTTTTATGTACCTTCAGTCATCCGACCATTAACATTCAACACATTGTGCAGATAGAAATGTCTGCTTTAAAGAACTGAGGGACAGGATTCACAGTTGATCCAATGTGGGAGCGTCAGCAATCTATTTCAGTCTCCCTTTATTCTCccataaaggt from Oncorhynchus keta strain PuntledgeMale-10-30-2019 chromosome 21, Oket_V2, whole genome shotgun sequence encodes:
- the LOC118400258 gene encoding solute carrier family 45 member 3-like; this translates as MQGRVCQLLLVNALTCGLEVCMAAGTFYIPPLLLQAGMEERYMTMVLGVGPVLGLIFVPIIGLYSDSWRGRFGRRRPFIWLLCVGILLGLQVMPQASHLAALLYPQHPRWLERVLLAGSACLLEFSGQACFTPLEALISDQFPGEKESRRAFSVYSLMISLGGCLGYLLPALDWSHAPTAAYLGGQEAFIYALLTLIFLTCLLSTVFISEERYTRGGETTRKDLSVSSALSRYCAHSLLPRPQCVRLAVGRSVSLCVSALPRMYSVCMHVPAVIRRLFVAELFSWMALMSFMLFYTDFMGVGLYRGVPNATPGTQERLRYDEGVRMASVGLFLQCLTSVVCSILMERWIVLLGTRAVYVSSVVLLALATAVMSFSKSVVMITVMAAATGYTFCVLQVLPYTLLCLYHSDRQVFFPSSKSRPSHPGDSDDHIPSKPLVPPDSVHIHGNRYPEGVNLPGDPLLSSSSTSPHVSLPLERGEPIPLPSPLEREGEPIPLPQRGMCLDMAILDSAYLLSQVLPALCLGSIVQQSHSVSAYMASACSLSIMAMLCSTCVVFTRSDLHKLTGSKDSAPTLTGLNS